Proteins from a single region of Dictyostelium discoideum AX4 chromosome 5 chromosome, whole genome shotgun sequence:
- the pirA gene encoding component of SCAR regulatory complex, which produces MSVDPKQSKIADVFERCDVLESFPFHDDQSEIEEQSPSIGYDAYDKSLNYTDRGAYETQWSEETIGMEKMEEVLKQGDSFINMVYTYRSCSKALPTVKTAEQVNKTQIYEGNFEVLEPEIKKLKDFMYFQKDTIKLFCDHIKKLASTYDKKKETISASESFINYLVRILDLLAILDALKNMKACLNNDFSFFKRATGFLRKQMSGTEDQTQENHTLYLFLANQNSITSSLKLELHNIDKFDDILPMIVNQCADYLEQEKYILPSEKHCLLRVMPFVLFLIDENDSKHNINKNKNLNISRYAKIFKKNPVVPLYGDMQITLESLVKRSPHFDEKAWGTSTLDSKSALDYEIIHVLDQTRSLYNEYMARFANMVNEIRAAKARGPKEPLPLAESDIQAITLMGLRILSDWTSRVLQQSAWKYSKPNNDPTISATFDYERVVKFNYTKEERTALVQLIAMIKSLASLMMKSETLLQPILRKTIHQELQEFVQINLKETIKSFVKNNPKKKDNIKLEMSQLKNISVDWFSGFEPAEAVPNKKSKEVEEKVQIPARAVPPSPTQLELILTLVSSLMDKKKDFSSDQYRDFEAFSSKAFFYRYLLSLSSSIISITDLADLWYREFYLELNNRVQFPIETSLPWILTDHILESDDPSLIEHLFYPLGLYNDTAQRALLSLNQRFLYDEIEAELNLCFDQLLYKLSGKVYTHFKTQASSILLDKPYKTQLELAHFNGKLHTPKSRFDVLLRQKHITLLGRSIDLCGLLAQRQNNTIRQNLDYAISRFEACDLTSIVELETQIANIKLTHKLLSEYFDIDPFESIFNEINESTSLVSYHGRIVLHIIFELVADFAPNYTFNSITQRFIKAPYTFTEELKRDALPKTNPVFLFGNKYLNAAYANSIELYKNFIGVPHIQSILRIVGKKNLPLIVAEVLRNIEIKITNVLSPYVSELLQGMPASTKLPIYDYGTEGGYGYFQLKLKDIYIYPDLRPEVLQTFRELGNSLVFMNLLDQVITQTDSYNFAKAAPFLGITPETWKDLEPSTEDPTLQSPLYSQLQKLAQLLESRPEVAKSSQSLNDMVANAWRADKFYRPSEQNFSLFKSVLQRFSSILNIVRHDWSGAPPDNGVICVDSSTEFYRLWSALQFVICWPLSNENDKSFHELFGDGLMWAGCSLIHFLGQQYRFELFDFCYHILNVEEAAAVRSDKPALKNFFKNAQIIKDINNQIFSILNTYCPPPPPSNMILSPPATEQAEQFIVTTTVEEQSIQQQQQQQQQQQLQQSTSNSGSSLSLSAAGAPPPPPPPSTNGLPPPPPMAEYEMSSSIDDFAPPPPPPFGMPPPPPM; this is translated from the exons atgtcagTAGATccaaaacaatcaaaaataGCAGATGTATTCGAAAGATGTGATGTTTTAGAGAGTTTTCCATTTCATGATGATCAATCAGAGATTGAAGAACAATCACCAAGTATTGGATATGATGCATATGATAAATCATTGAATTATACAGATAGAGGTGCCTATGAAACTCAATGGTCCGAAGAAACAATTGGTATGGAAAAAATGGAAGAAGTTTTAAAACAGGGTGATTCATTCATCAATATGGTCTATACATATCGTTCATGTTCAAAGGCATTACCAACTGTTAAAACCGCTGAACAAGTTAATAAAACTCAAATCTATGAAGGTAATTTCGAAGTGTTAGAACCAGAGATTAAGAAATTAAAGGATTTCATGTACTTTCAAAAGGACacaatcaaattattttgtgatcatattaaaaaattagcaTCAACctatgataaaaaaaaagaaacaatctCAGCTTCTGAAtcttttatcaattatttagtTCGTATTTTAGATCTCTTAGCAATTTTAGAtgctttaaaaaatatgaaagcttgtttaaataatgatttttcattttttaaaag agcAACTGGATTTTTAAGAAAACAAATGTCAGGTACTGAAGATCAAACTCAAGAGAATCAtacattatatttatttttagcaaatcaaaattcaattacatCATCATTGAAATTAGAATTACATAATATTGATAAGTTTGATGATATTTTACCAATGATTGTTAATCAATGTGCAGATTATTTGGAGCAAGAAAAGTATATTTTACCAAGTGAAAAACATTGTTTACTTAGAGTTATGCCATttgtattgtttttaatCGATGAGAATGACTCTAAACATAATatcaacaagaacaagaattTGAATATCTCACGTTATGCAAAGATTTTCAAAAAGAATCCAGTCGTACCATTGTATGGTGATATGCAAATCACATTGGAATCATTGGTTAAGAGATCACCACATTTCGATGAGAAGGCATGGGGTACCTCAACATTGGATAGTAAATCAGCGTTGGATTACGAGATCATTCATGTTTTGGACCAAACACGTTCCCTCTACAACGAGTATATGGCACGTTTTGCAAATATGGTCAACGAGATTAGAGCGGCCAAAGCTCGTGGTCCAAAGGAACCATTGCCATTGGCAGAGTCTGATATTCAAGCAATCACATTGATGGGTTTGAGGATTCTCTCTGATTGGACCTCAAGAGTACTTCAACAATCGGCTTGGAAATATTCTAAACCAAACAATGATCCAACCATTTCAGCAACCTTTGATTATGAACGTGTcgttaaattcaattatacCAAAGAGGAGAGAACCGCTTTGGTTCAATTGATCGCCATGATCAAATCATTGGCTTcattgatgatgaagagTGAAACATTACTTCAACCAATACTTCGTAAGACCATTCATCAAGAGTTGCAAGAGTTTGTTCAAATCAATCTCAAAGAGACCATTAAATCCTTTGTAAAGAATAATCCAAAGAAGAAGGATAACATCAAATTGGAGATGTCACAATTGAAGAATATCTCTGTCGATTGGTTCAGTGGTTTCGAACCTGCCGAAGCTGTACCAAACAAAAAGAGTAAAGAAGTCGAAGAGAAAGTTCAAATTCCTGCTCGTGCCgtaccaccatcaccaaccCAATTGGAATTGATTCTCACTTTGGTCTCATCATTAATGGATAAAAAGAAGGATTTCTCCTCTGATCAATATCGTGACTTTGAAGCATTTAGTAGCAAGGCCTTCTTTTATCGTTACCTTTTATCATTATCCTCATCAATCATTTCAATCACCGATTTAGCCGATCTTTGGTATCGTGAATTCTATTTAGAATTGAACAATCGTGTACAATTTCCAATTGAAACTTCGCTTCCATGGATTCTTACCGATCATATCTTGGAATCAGATGATCCATCATTAATTGAACATCTCTTCTATCCTTTGGGTCTCTACAATGATACTGCTCAACGTGCTCTCCTAAGTTTAAACCAACGTTTTCTCTACGATGAAATCGAAGCAGAACTCAATCTTTGTTTCGATCAATTACTTTACAAACTCTCTGGTAAGGTTTATACTCATTTCAAGACTCAAGCAAGTTCTATCCTCTTGGATAAACCATATAAAACTCAATTGGAATTGGCTCATTTCAATGGTAAATTACATACACCAAAATCACGTTTCGACGTTTTGCTACGTCAAAAACATATTACCCTCCTTGGTCGTTCCATTGATCTTTGTGGTCTATTGGCTCAAAGACAAAACAATACCATTCGTCAAAATTTAGATTATGCCATCAGTAGATTCGAAGCTTGCGATTTAACATCGATCGTTGAATTGGAGACCCAAATCGCCAATATCAAACTCACTCACAAACTCTTATCAGAATACTTTGATATAGATCCATTCGAATCAATCTTTAATGAAATCAATGAGTCCACTTCTTTGGTCTCTTATCATGGTCGTATTGTACTTCATATTATCTTTGAATTGGTGGCCGATTTCGCTCCAAACTATACCTTCAATTCAATCACTCAACGTTTTATAAAGGCTCCATACACTTTCACCGAAGAATTGAAACGTGATGCACTTCCAAAAACTAATCCTGTCTTTTTGTTTGgtaataaatatttgaatgCTGCCTATGCAAACTCGATCGAACTCTACAAGAATTTCATTGGTGTACCACATATTCAATCAATCCTTAGAATCGTTGGTAAAAAGAATCTTCCTTTGATCGTTGCTGAGGTATTACGTAATATTGAAATCAAGATCACCAATGTTCTCTCACCATACGTTAGTGAATTACTTCAAGGTATGCCTGCATCGACTAAATTACCAATCTATGATTATGGTACTGAAGGTGGCTATGGTTATTTCCAACTTAAATTGAAAGACATTTACATCTATCCAGATTTACGTCCAGAGGTACTTCAAACATTCAGAGAATTGGGTAACAGTTTGGTATTTATGAATCTTTTGGATCAAGTTATCACTCAAACCGATAGTTATAACTTTGCCAAAGCTGCACCTTTCCTTGGTATCACTCCAGAGACTTGGAAAGATTTAGAACCATCCACTGAGGATCCAACCCTTCAATCACCATTGTACTCTCAATTACAAAAGTTGGCTCAACTCTTGGAGAGTAGACCAGAGGTTGCCAAATCTTCACAATCACTCAATGATATGGTTGCAAACGCATGGCGTGCCGATAAATTCTATCGTCCATCCGAACAAAACTTTTCTCTCTTTAAGAGTGTCCTCCAACGTTTCTCTTCAATCCTTAATATTGTTCGTCATGATTGGTCTGGTGCTCCTCCAGATAATGGTGTCATTTGCGTTGATTCCTCAACAGAGTTTTATCGTTTATGGAGTGCCCTTCAATTTGTAATCTGTTGGCCACtctcaaatgaaaatgataaatctttCCATGAATTGTTTGGTGATGGTTTAATGTGGGCCGGTTGTTCATTGATCCATTTCCTTGGTCAACAATATCGTTTcgaattatttgatttctgTTATCACATTTTAAATGTAGAAGAGGCTGCTGCTGTTCGTTCAGATAAACCTGCCTTAAAGAATTTCTTTAAGAATGCTCAAATCATCAAAGATATCAATAATCAAATCTTTAGTATACTCAATACATATtgtccaccaccaccaccttcTAATATGATCCTTTCACCACCTGCTACTGAACAAGCTGAACAATTTATAGTTACAACCACTGTTGAAGAACAatcaattcaacaacaacaacaacaacaacaacaacaacaacttcaacaatcAACTTCAAATTCTGGAAGTAGTTTATCACTTTCTGCTGCTGGTgcaccacctccaccaccaccaccatcaacaaatggtttaccacctccaccaccaaTGGCT GAATATGAAATGAGTTCAAGTATTGATGATTTTGCTCCACccccaccaccaccatttggAATGCCACCACCCCCAccaatgtaa
- the argS2 gene encoding arginine-tRNA ligase: protein MIRNLSICKNFSSSNNIISIKPIYLLNIKRNFSTTQQQQLKKEIKSNQIEDFNVKNKWFDINSRSAFLLLNQCFKSIFEKALTKEEIEKVFKNEKIKYQASLSTVPSKKVFDHDYSLSNLVVASMLLKDNNLGQKLIDAFESNKSEIPYSSMIEKLELSNKGHLNLRVSDEYLTTILKLWINPNEDKSKFLIDNLKFQDDVNLNEMEKENKLLPIRSKKVLVDFASPNMSKELHVGHLRSIALGESICRILEYMGHDVERISHAGDFGTPLGIVLAHSLETNADYLKHIQDPTCKDNEPIIPTPKELSELYTTSKKRTKSDEQFSKRTLWTAAEFQKGPPIYDKVSGEQIGGSDPIVYDAWLSLCEASRIGFNKVFQMLDINVNERGESFYRDMLPGVIEDLTKMGFVDISDDGRKCIFLDKTKCKDSQVPVVVQKSDGAYLYATTDIAAIKHRVENGKEWVIVITDDSQSDHFQQVFKIAEDANWLNRKQTRVDHLSFGVVRGPNGQKLSSRDGNPIALIDLLQESIERSKQATSLSKSFTRSEKLDITQNANNVEINRMLDTFENNNNDDNNNETTIDEKHFLKIGMGALKYYDLAHRNNPYVFSYDSILSFKGNTSIYILYCYTRISTLLRRANFDGLNLNPNLIEFKEFTEKERNLVFIMSRFSDVMKGTEQSLKPGFICDYLWDLANSFHQFYETEKIIGNERQDQRLFICLAVQRILSTGLHLLGVETVEKL from the exons atgataagaAATTTAtctatttgtaaaaattttagtagtagtaataatattattagtattaaaccaatttatttattaaatataaaaagaaatttttcaACCActcaacagcaacaacttaaaaaagaaattaaatcaaatcaaatagaAGATTTTAATGTAAAGAATAAATGGTTTGATATAAATTCAAGATCagcatttttattattaaatcaatgttttaaatcaatatttgaaaaagcaTTAACAAAAGAAGAGATTGAAaaagtatttaaaaatgaaaagattAAATATCAAGCATCTCTATCAACAGTACCATCAAAGAAAGTATTTGATCATGACTATTCGCTAAGTAATTTAGTGGTAGCATCAATGTTATTAAAAGACAATAATTTAggtcaaaaattaattgatgcaTTTGAGTCTAATAAATCGGAAATACCCTATTCATCAATGATTGAAAAGTTAGAATTAAGTAATAAAGGTCATTTAAATCTTCGAGTTTCAGACGAATATTTAACAACTATATTAAAACTATGGATCAACCCTAATGAGGATAAATCGAAATTCCTaatagataatttaaaatttcaagacgatgttaatttaaatgaaatggaAAAAGAGAATAAACTATTACCAATTAGAAGTAAGAAAGTTTTAGTTGATTTTGCATCACCAAATATGTCAAAGGAATTGCATGTTGGTCATTTAAGATCGATTGCATTGGGTGAATCAATTTGTAGAATTTTAGAATACATGGGACATGATGTGGAAAGAATTAGTCATGCTGGTGATTTCGGTACACCATTGGGAATTGTATTGGCACATTCATTGGAGACCAATgctgattatttaaaacatattCAAGATCCAACTTGTAAAGATAACGAACCAATTATACCAACACCAAAGGAACTATCTGAACTTTATACCACATCAAAGAAAAGAACTAAATCTGATGAACAATTTTCAAAGAGAACACTTTGGACTGCCGCTGAATTTCAAAAGGGCCCACCAATCTATGACAAAGTTAGTGGAGAACAAATTGGTGGTAGTGATCCAATAGTGTATGATGCATGGTTATCACTTTGTGAAGCATCTAGAATCGGATTCAATAAAGTGTTTCAAATGTTGGATATTAATGTAAACGAACGTGGTGAATCATTCTATAGGGATATGTTACCTGGTGTAATTGAAGATTTGACTAAAATGGGATTCGTAGATATTTCAGATGATGGTAGAAAATGTATATTCTTGGATAAAACCAAATGTAAAGATTCTCAAGTTCCAGTAGTAGTTCAAAAGAGTGATGGTGCTTATCTATACGCCACAACCGATATCGCCGCAATTAAACATCGTGTTGAAAATGGTAAAGAATGGGTCATTGTCATCACTGATGATTCACAAAGTGATCATTTCCAACAAGTGTTTAAAATTGCTGAAGATGCAAATTGGTTAAATCGTAAGCAAACTCGTGTTGATCATTTATCATTTGGTGTTGTTCGTGGTCCCAATGGTCAAAAATTATCATCTCGTGATGGTAATCCAATTGCTTTAATCGATCTATTACAAGAATCAATTGAACGTTCAAAACAAGCTACATCACTTTCAAAATCTTTTACACGTTCTGAAAAATTAGATATTACTCAAAATGCaaataatgttgaaattaataGAATGCTTGAtacttttgaaaataataataatgatgataataataatgaaactaCAATTGATGAAAAACATTTCCTCAAGATTGGTATGGGtgcattaaaatattatgatTTAGCACACAGAAACAATCCATATGTTTTTTCTTATGATagtattttatcatttaaaggTAATACaagtatttatattttatattgttaTACTCGTATTTCAACTTTATTAAGAAGAGCTAATTTTGatggtttaaatttaaatccaaa tttgattgaatttaaagaatttacagaaaaagaaagaaatttaGTATTTATTATGTCTAGATTTAGTGATGTAATGAAAGGTACAGAACAATCATTAAAACCTGGATTTATTTGTGATTACCTTTGGGATCTCGCAAATAGTTTCCATCAATTTTATGAAactgaaaaaattattggaaATGAAAGACAAGATcaaagattatttatttgtttggcAGTTCAAAGAATTTTATCAACCGGTTTACATTTATTAGGTGTTGAAACTgttgaaaaattataa
- a CDS encoding chaperonin 10, whose translation MSSSIKSFKPLFDRILVQRLRNSDIKTGGGIYIPDKVANKTHEAVVIEVGTGRRTANGFAPPLLKKGDRILLNESPLGEKITVNGVECEILSENEVLGFMGN comes from the exons atg tcatcatcaattaaatcattcaAACCATTATTTGATCGTATTTTAGTTCAAAGATTAAGAAACTCTGATATTAAAACTGGTGGCGGTATTTATATTCCAGATAAAGTTGCAAATAAAACACACGAAGCTGTCGTAATTGAAGTTGGCACTGGAAGACGTACTGCCAATGGTTTTGCTCCACCACTCTTAAAGAAAGGTGATCGTATTTTACTTAATGAATCTCCACTTGGAGAAAAAATCACTGTAAATGGTGTTGAATGTGAAATTCTCTCTGAAAATGAAGTTTTAGGTTTTAtgggaaattaa
- the bms1l gene encoding BMS1-like ribosome biogenesis protein codes for MDSGKDLKKVHRVSKAGAKANKKKAAKLKKLEQNEALKGRNPKAFISQAAYASNRLTIRNLDREAKRVNLPVIDRSGTAVETPPYVIAVVGPPKCGKTTLIRSLIKNYTRHSISDVKGPITIVAGKKRRLTFIECNNDLNSMIDTAKVADLVLLLIDASYGFEMETFEFLNVLKTHGFPKVIGILTHLDGFKNNKKLKKTKKKFKDRFWTEIYEGAKLFYLSGIIHGKYPKVEIHNLARFISVANFIPLSWRNTHPYVYVDRFEDTTEPELVRQNPKIDRNICLYGYVRGTYLKPHMKVHIPGSGDYLMKSVTSLPDPCPLPTERKKTLNEKERLLYAPMGDIGNILYDKDAVYINIPESKLNFSKAKEEGEGEGESMVKDLQNTQFSIDEKMEHSELSLFSNRPPIKFTNNTYTQIEEIDDKDYYDSDGEKDEEEQEEQEEKGTKKVEVVEEKDGRVRRKVKFIDMKKNPAINSDDEEEDDDEDGDEEDEEEDDDDDDENVNSSKVEFDDDDDLEEDEELSDEEYYDPENKNKLNLEDEEDDDEDEDEEDDDEDEDEDEDDEDEEEEYDEETGESAKWKEKMKPTIQITGTNHLNLSRLIYGDEPSKKSNKKDENEEDEDFFKVKKGGYGSMKLSTDKEESTKDLLDSSKYIHSINDFKSEDIKELLAIKFVNRNELETTGLIGKNNAEGEDEVLFGDFEDLETGKKYDSSSSTTTKNNKENDKGEEDDDDDDDNSQSDDKNNKENSIENERERNKSKKEKQIEKINAKYQENEKDFQGELNEEVKRQRAINEKEFENDDQFYRQKYEGFPIGVYVRIEFEKIPCEFSEYFDPKFPVVVGGLLSSEENLGMINVSLKKHRWHKRILKSNDPLMISVGWRRFQTIVLYSTKDINGRNRMLKYTPEHMHCHASFYGPLTPPGTGFIGFTNANNNQAGFRVSATGTVLDLDSSINVVKKLKLIGQPDKIMKKTCFVNGMFTSRLEVAKFVGATIRTVSGIRGQIKKPLSHPEGSFRATFEDRLLPSDIIFLRTWYTITPTRFYNPVTSLLQEKKTHWEGMKTVGQLRFENNLSAPVKKDSSYQGKIERDEKKFKELRIPNKLQSQLPFDLKPKGTKIIKNADDALLSSRVNIIEPHEKQVADLMRRLESIKNKKIEKEQQRKQQYQDEKLKKQSKIDVLKEKKQKETKKRKSKLEALGKIKKKSKMG; via the exons atggATTCTGGAAAAGATCTTAAAAAAGTACATAGAGTATCAAAAGCAGGTGCAAAagcaaataaaaagaaagcagccaaattaaagaaattagaacAAAATGAGGCATTAAAAGGTCGTAATCCAAAAGCATTTATATCACAAGCAGCATATGCATCGAATAGATTAACAATTCGTAATTTAGATAGAGAGGCAAAACGTGTCAATCTACCAGTTATCGATAGATCAGGTACAGCAGTTGAAACACCACCTTATGTGATTGCAGTTGTTGGACCACCAAAATGTGGCAAAACCACATTAATTagatcattaattaaaaactataCAAGACACTCAATCTCTGATGTCAAAGGTCCAATCACAATCGTAGCAGGTAAAAAACGTCGTTTAACATTTATTGAATGTAATAacgatttaaattcaatgatAGATACTGCCAAAGTTGCAGATTtagtattactattaatcGATGCTTCTTATGGTTTCGAAATGGAaacttttgaatttttaaacgTTTTAAAAACTCATGGTTTCCCAAAAGTAATTGGTATTTTAACTCATTTAgatggttttaaaaataataaaaaattaaaaaaaacaaaaaagaaatttaaagataGATTTTGGACTGAAATTTATGAA ggtgcaaaattattttatttatcagGTATTATACATGGAAAATATCCAAAAGTTGAAATTCATAATTTAGCAAGATTTATATCAGTTGCAAATTTCATACCTTTATCATGGAGAAATACACATCCATATGTTTATGTTGATAGATTTGAAGATACAACCGAACCAGAATTAGTTAGACAGAATCCAAAAATTGATAGaaatatttgtttatatGGTTATGTTCGTGGTACTTATTTGAAACCACATATGAAAGTTCATATTCCAGGTAGTGGTGATTACCTTATGAAATCAGTAACCTCCTTACCTGATCCATGTCCATTACCAACAGAGAGAAAGAAAACTTTAAATGAAAAGGAACGTTTACTTTATGCACCAATGGGTGATATTGGTAATATTCTTTATGATAAAGATGCtgtatatattaatattccagaaagtaaattaaatttttcaaaagcTAAag aaGAAGGAGAGGGTGAAGGTGAAAGTATGGTTAAAGATCTTCAAAATAcacaattttcaattgatgaaaagATGGAACATTcagaattatcattattttcaaatagaccaccaattaaatttacaaataatacttATACACaaattgaagaaattgatgataaagatTATTATGATTCCGATGGtgaaaaagatgaagaagaacaagaagaacaagaagaaaaagGTACTAAAAAAGTTGAAGTAGTCGAAGAAAAAGATGGTAGAGTTAGAAGAAAGgttaaatttattgatatGAAGAAGAACCCTGCTATtaatagtgatgatgaagaggaggatgatgatgaagatggtgacgaggaagatgaagaagaagatgatgatgatgatgatgaaaatgtcAATTCTAGTAaagttgaatttgatgatgatgatgatttagaagaagatgaagaattaaGTGATGAAGAATATTATGATccagaaaataaaaataaattaaatttagaagatgaagaagatgatgatgaagacgaagatgaagaagatgacgATGAGGacgaagatgaagatgaggatgatgaagatgaagaagaagaatatGATGAAGAAACTGGTGAAAGTGCTAAATGGAAAGAAAAGATGAAACCAACAATTCAAATTACAGGTacaaatcatttaaatttatcaagaTTAATTTATGGAGATGAACcatcaaagaaatcaaataaaaaagatgaaaatgaagaagatgaagatttctttaaagttaaaaaagGTGGTTATGGATCAATGAAATTAAGTACTGATAAAGAAGAATCaacaaaagatttattagattcatcaaaatatattcattcaataaatgattttaaatctgaagatattaaagaattgttagcaattaaatttgtaaatagaAATGAATTGGAAACTACAGGTTTAATTGGTAAGAATAATGCTGAAGGTGAAGATGAAGTTTTATTTGGTGATTTTGAAGATTTAGAAACTGGTAAAAAATatgattcatcatcatcaacaacaacaaaaaataataaagaaaatgataaaggtgaagaagatgatgatgatgatgatgataattctCAATcagatgataaaaataataaagaaaattcaattgaaaatgaaagagaaagaaataaatcaaaaaaagaaaaacaaattgaaaagatTAATGCAAAATATCAAGAGAATGAAAAAGATTTCCAAGGtgaattaaatgaagaaGTAAAGAGACAAAGAGCAATTAATGagaaagaatttgaaaatgatgatcaaTTCTATCGTCAAAAGTATGAAGGTTTTCCAATTGGTGTTTATGTtagaattgaatttgaaaagatACCATGCGAATTTAGTGAATATTTCGATCCTAAATTCCCAGTGGTTGTAGGTGGTTTATTAAGTTCAGAAGAGAATTTGGGTATGATTAATGTTAGTCTAAAGAAACATCGTTGGCATAAGAGAATTTTGAAATCCAATGATCCATTGATGATTTCAGTAGGTTGGAGACGTTTCCAAACCATTGTACTTTACTCAACCAAAGATATTAATGGTCGTAATCGTATGTTGAAATACACACCAGAGCATATGCATTGCCACGCCTCTTTCTATGGCCCATTGACACCACCAGGCACTGGTTTCATCGGGTTCACAAatgcaaataataatcaagcTGGTTTCCGTGTATCTGCAACCGGTACCGTATTGGATTTGGATTCATCTATTAATGTagtaaagaaattgaagttGATTGGTCAACCCGATAAAATTATGAAGAAAACTTGTTTTGTCAATGGTATGTTTACAAGTCGTTTGGAGGTGGCTAAATTCGTTGGTGCTACAATTCGTACAGTCTCTGGTATTAGAGGTCAAATTAAGAAACCATTGTCTCATCCAGAGGGTTCTTTCCGTGCAACTTTTGAAGATAGATTATTACCATCCGATATCATTTTCTTACGTACTTGGTATACCATCACACCAACTCGTTTCTATAATCCTGTAACCTCATTATTACAAGAGAAGAAGACTCATTGGGAAGGTATGAAAACTGTTGGTCAATTACGTTTTGAGAATAACCTTTCTGCACCTGTCAAAAAAGATAGTTCCTATCAAGGTAAGATCGAAAGAGatgaaaagaaattcaaagaaCTTCGTATTCCAAATAAACTTCAATCTCAATTGCCATTCGATTTGAAACCAAAAGGTactaaaatcattaaaaacgCCGATGATGCTTTACTATCTTCTCGTGTTAACATCATTGAACCCCACGAGAAACAAGTCGCAGATTTAATGAGACGTTTGGaaagtattaaaaataaaaagattgaaaaagaacaacaacgtaaacaacaatatcaagatgaaaaacttaaaaaacaatctaaaattgatgttctcaaagaaaaaaaacaaaaagaaacaaagaaaagaaaatcaaaattagaAGCATtaggtaaaattaaaaagaaatcaaaaatgggttaa